A single region of the Ascaphus truei isolate aAscTru1 chromosome 6, aAscTru1.hap1, whole genome shotgun sequence genome encodes:
- the LOC142496390 gene encoding uncharacterized protein LOC142496390, producing MLLLYIVAPEGHVSPETEQVSSPGSASSTHLEEHDEEDYDDDDDDATAIHTQIEASDHEDVPIETVLPANRPANTTYDAIVASEGKIVEAENRRHSDFMTVLERMIALQEETVSQLAHLHRVFIEVPKQLQKINTSFEALVVQQTQANYWRMTNVPQFNTSQPGSVHAGQFSPHSSDIHSPGPNVTGQVAEIAVQVPDDILPLPSVQNQQLTPTKEPTKTKYKQLLLTSFWSKTTKDTHETDQPSLVQCLPTCSQSLPKSPVGESLPKSPVGESLPKSPVGESLATSPVGESLATSPVGEQSLPKSPVGESLPTSPAREVPEATQSGSAVPKAQ from the exons atgttattgttatatatagttgcccctgaaggacatgtgtcacctgagactgaacaagtgtcttcacctgggtcagccagctcaacacacctagaag aacatgatgaagaggattatgatgatgatgatgatgacgccaccgccatacacacacaaatagaagcaagtgaccatgaagacgttccaattgaaactgttttaccggcaaatcgtccagcaaatacgacatacgatgcaattgtagcttctgagggaaaaattgtggaagcagaaaatcgtcgccattctgacttcatgacagtgctggaaaggatgattgcactgcaggaagaaacagtttcacaattggcacatctccacagagtcttcattgaagtgccgaaacagttgcaaaaaatcaacacctcattcgaagcattagttgttcagcaaacacaagctaattactggagaatgactaatgtaccacaattcaacacctcccagccaggatctgttcatgcaggtcagttttcaccacattcatctgatattcattcaccaggcccaaatgttaccggtcaagtagcagagattgctgtgcaggttcctgacgacatactaccactgccatctgtacaaaatcagcagttgacacctacaaaggagcccacaaaaacaaaatacaagcagttactactgaccagtttttggtcaaaaacaacaaaagacacacatgaaacagaccaaccatcacttgtgcagtgtctaccaacttgctcacagtcactacccaaaagccctgtaggtgaatcactgcccaaaagccctgtaggtgaatcactgcccaaaagccctgtaggtgaatcactggccacaagccctgtaggtgagtcactggccacaagccccgtaggtgaacagtcactgcccaaaagccctgtaggtgagtcactgcccacaagccctgcccgtgaagtgccagaggccactcaaagtggctctgctgtgcctaaa GCGcaatag